A genomic region of Camelus ferus isolate YT-003-E chromosome 11, BCGSAC_Cfer_1.0, whole genome shotgun sequence contains the following coding sequences:
- the VPS26A gene encoding vacuolar protein sorting-associated protein 26A isoform X2, which translates to MQVEKPYESYIGANVRLRYFLKVTIVRRLTDLVKEYDLIVHQLATYPDVNNSIKMEVGIEDCLHIEFEYNKSKYHLKDVIVGKIYFLLVRIKIQHMELQLIKKEITGIGPSTTTETETIAKYEIMDGAPVKGESIPIRLFLAGYDPTPTMRDVNKKFSVRYFLNLVLVDEEDRRYFKQQEIILWRKAPEKLRKQRTNFHQRFESPESQASAEQPEM; encoded by the exons ATGCAAGTTGAAAAGCCATATGAATCTTACATCGGTGCCAATGTCCGTTTAAG GTATTTTCTTAAAGTGACAATAGTGAGAAGACTGACAGACTTGGTAAAAGAATATGATCTTATTGTTCACCAGCTTGCTACCTATCCTGATGTTAACAACTCTATTAAGATGGAAGTGGGCATTGAAGATTGTCTACATATAGAATTTGAATATAATAAATCAAA GTATCATTTAAAGGATGTGATTGTTGGAAAAATTTACTTCTTATTAGTAAGAATAAAAATCCAACATATGGAGTTACAACTGATTAAAAAAGAGATCACGGGAATTG GACCCAGTACCACAACAGAAACCGAAACAATCGCTAAATATGAAATAATGGATGGTGCACCAGTAAAAG gTGAATCAATTCCAATAAGACTGTTTTTAGCAGGATATGACCCAACTCCAACAATGAGAGATGTGAACAAAAAGTTTTCAGTAAGGTACTTTTTGAATCTAGTCCTTGTTGATGAGGAAGACAGAAGGTACTTCAAGCAGCAG GAGATCATTTTATGGAGAAAAGCTcctgaaaaactgagaaaacagagaacaaacttcCACCAGCGATTTGAATCGCCAGAATCACAGGCATCTGCTGAGCAGCCTGAAATGTGA